One window of the Pan troglodytes isolate AG18354 chromosome 12, NHGRI_mPanTro3-v2.0_pri, whole genome shotgun sequence genome contains the following:
- the FAM136A gene encoding protein FAM136A, protein MAELQQLRVQEAVESMVKSLERENIRKMQGLMFRCSASCCEDSQASMKQVHQCIERCHVPLAQAQALVTSELEKFQDRLARCTMHCNDKAKDSIDAGSKELQVKQQLDSCVTKCVDDHMHLIPTMTKKMKEALLSIGK, encoded by the exons ATGGCTGAGCTGCAGCAGCTCCGGGTGCAGGAGGCGGTGGAGTCCATGGTGAAGAGTCTGGAAAGAGAGAACATCCGGAAGATGCAG GGTCTCATGTTCCGGTGCAGCGCCAGCTGTTGTGAGGACAGCCAGGCCTCCATGAAGCAGGTGCACCAGTGCATCGAGCGCTGCCATGTGCCTCTGGCTCAAGCCCAGGCTTTGGTCACCAGTGAGTTGGAGAAGTTCCAG GACCGCCTGGCCCGGTGCACCATGCATTGCAACGACAAAGCCAAAGATTCAATAGATGCTGGGAGTAAGGAGCTTCAGGTGAAGCAGCAGCTGGACAGTTGTGTGACCAAGTGTGTGGATGACCACATGCACCTCATCCCAACTATGACCAAGAAGATGAAGGAGGCTCTCTTATCAATTGGAAAATAA
- the SNRPG gene encoding small nuclear ribonucleoprotein G isoform X2 yields the protein MSKAHPPELKKFMDKKLSLKLNGGRHVQGILRGFDPFMNLVIDECVEMATSGQQNNIGMVVIRGNSIIMLEALERV from the exons ATGAGCAAAGCTCACCCTCCCGAGTTGAAAAA ATTTATGGACAAGAAGTTATCAT tGAAATTAAATGGTGGCAGACATGTCCAAGGAATATTGCGGGGATTTGATCCCTTTATGAACCTTGTGATAGATGAATGTGTGGAGATGGCGACTAGTGGACAACAGAACAATATTGGAATGGTG gtAATACGAGGAAATAGTATCATCATGTTGGAAGCCTTGGAACGAGTATAA
- the SNRPG gene encoding small nuclear ribonucleoprotein G isoform X5 — MSKAHPPELKKFMDKKLSLKLNGGRHVQGILRGFDPFMNLVIDECVEMATSGQQNNIGMVDNIPNKAVSPKFLKKVNQKGQLTFSKLLSIKTSKEW; from the exons ATGAGCAAAGCTCACCCTCCCGAGTTGAAAAA ATTTATGGACAAGAAGTTATCAT tGAAATTAAATGGTGGCAGACATGTCCAAGGAATATTGCGGGGATTTGATCCCTTTATGAACCTTGTGATAGATGAATGTGTGGAGATGGCGACTAGTGGACAACAGAACAATATTGGAATGGTG GACAACATACCTAATAAAGCGGTAAGCCCAAAGTTCTTGAAAAAGGTGAACCAAAAAGGACAACTTACTTTTAGCAAATTATTAAGCATAAAGACCTCCAAGGAGTGGTAA
- the SNRPG gene encoding small nuclear ribonucleoprotein G isoform X4, translating to MKLNGGRHVQGILRGFDPFMNLVIDECVEMATSGQQNNIGMVVIRGNSIIMLEALERV from the exons A tGAAATTAAATGGTGGCAGACATGTCCAAGGAATATTGCGGGGATTTGATCCCTTTATGAACCTTGTGATAGATGAATGTGTGGAGATGGCGACTAGTGGACAACAGAACAATATTGGAATGGTG gtAATACGAGGAAATAGTATCATCATGTTGGAAGCCTTGGAACGAGTATAA
- the SNRPG gene encoding small nuclear ribonucleoprotein G isoform X1: MRLASCIVNLLPGPWKSDKRFMDKKLSLKLNGGRHVQGILRGFDPFMNLVIDECVEMATSGQQNNIGMVVIRGNSIIMLEALERV, encoded by the exons ATGCGGTTGGCTTCGTGTATAGTTAATTTATTACCAGGCCCATGGAAGTCAGACAAAAG ATTTATGGACAAGAAGTTATCAT tGAAATTAAATGGTGGCAGACATGTCCAAGGAATATTGCGGGGATTTGATCCCTTTATGAACCTTGTGATAGATGAATGTGTGGAGATGGCGACTAGTGGACAACAGAACAATATTGGAATGGTG gtAATACGAGGAAATAGTATCATCATGTTGGAAGCCTTGGAACGAGTATAA
- the SNRPG gene encoding small nuclear ribonucleoprotein G isoform X3, with the protein MDKKLSLKLNGGRHVQGILRGFDPFMNLVIDECVEMATSGQQNNIGMVVIRGNSIIMLEALERV; encoded by the exons ATGGACAAGAAGTTATCAT tGAAATTAAATGGTGGCAGACATGTCCAAGGAATATTGCGGGGATTTGATCCCTTTATGAACCTTGTGATAGATGAATGTGTGGAGATGGCGACTAGTGGACAACAGAACAATATTGGAATGGTG gtAATACGAGGAAATAGTATCATCATGTTGGAAGCCTTGGAACGAGTATAA